One Halobacterium zhouii genomic region harbors:
- a CDS encoding glycosyltransferase produces the protein MDVERVDEQTVSLSKVALYGSLVLAIVVVGLLPALLSWSYIRALKTVILLVILVQLARLTLSAIISVPEAADPPELADDERPTVSVIIPAYNEASVLPETIEACKNLEYDAEKLEVVICYEADCTDNTGKIAERAAAEDSRFVAVERDEEGGGKAVAANYALEHADGEIIASIDADHQFESDAVDRAVRWFAAEEDTWCVKGRCYGRNPGDSLIALYATVDRHIIEKVELFARQVFGGFTLFGGGQAFFRSTVFEEIGPFDEEILVEDIDLSAKIHAEGKTIRMDPDIITYEEQPTTVLSWWSQRKRWARGWMQVSVRHIGRIMRSPGPSKTAKADAVQTFSYNLLLPLLFIGLPLPLLDLLQTAGFFDAGVKLTAYLPYSRVLWTILGVFPVIAAGAMFYSDRRDGLDHHPHEYIAALTIGAFLVVNSIFYVIAFIEEFILRRDAVYVTTARADDE, from the coding sequence ATGGACGTAGAGCGCGTCGACGAACAGACAGTTTCCCTCTCGAAGGTGGCGCTGTACGGGAGCCTCGTACTCGCCATCGTCGTCGTCGGCCTGCTGCCGGCACTCCTGTCCTGGTCGTACATCCGAGCGTTGAAAACGGTCATTCTGCTGGTCATCCTGGTCCAGCTCGCACGACTCACCCTCTCAGCTATCATCTCCGTTCCGGAGGCAGCCGACCCGCCCGAACTCGCGGACGACGAGCGGCCGACGGTCAGCGTCATCATCCCCGCGTACAACGAGGCGAGCGTCCTCCCGGAGACCATCGAGGCCTGCAAGAACCTCGAGTACGACGCCGAGAAACTCGAAGTCGTCATCTGCTACGAGGCCGACTGCACCGACAACACCGGCAAAATCGCGGAGCGCGCGGCCGCCGAGGATAGCCGCTTCGTCGCCGTCGAGCGCGACGAGGAGGGCGGTGGCAAAGCGGTAGCCGCCAACTACGCGCTCGAACACGCGGACGGCGAGATCATCGCGAGCATCGACGCCGACCACCAGTTCGAATCCGACGCCGTCGACCGCGCCGTGCGCTGGTTCGCCGCCGAGGAGGACACCTGGTGCGTGAAGGGTCGCTGTTACGGCCGCAACCCCGGCGACTCCCTCATCGCGCTGTACGCCACCGTCGACCGCCACATCATCGAGAAGGTCGAGCTGTTCGCCCGGCAGGTGTTCGGCGGATTCACGCTGTTCGGCGGCGGCCAGGCGTTCTTCCGCTCGACGGTGTTCGAAGAGATCGGGCCGTTCGACGAGGAGATCCTCGTCGAGGACATCGACCTCTCCGCGAAGATCCACGCCGAGGGGAAGACCATCCGCATGGACCCCGACATCATCACCTACGAGGAACAGCCGACGACGGTGCTGTCGTGGTGGAGCCAGCGCAAGCGCTGGGCGCGCGGCTGGATGCAGGTCAGCGTCCGACACATCGGCCGTATCATGCGCTCGCCGGGCCCGTCGAAGACAGCGAAAGCCGACGCCGTCCAGACGTTCTCCTACAACCTGCTGTTGCCGCTTCTGTTCATCGGACTGCCGCTCCCGCTGCTCGACCTGCTCCAGACCGCGGGCTTCTTCGACGCGGGCGTGAAGCTCACGGCGTACCTCCCGTACAGCCGCGTTCTCTGGACGATTCTCGGAGTCTTCCCGGTCATCGCCGCGGGCGCGATGTTCTACAGCGACCGCCGGGACGGACTCGACCACCATCCACACGAGTACATCGCCGCGCTCACCATCGGCGCGTTCCTCGTGGTGAACTCCATCTTCTACGTCATCGCGTTCATCGAGGAGTTCATCCTCCGGCGCGACGCCGTCTACGTGACGACGGCGCGAGCGGACGACGAGTAG
- a CDS encoding PINc/VapC family ATPase: protein MNVVPDTSVVVDGRVSERVRDGEYAGVTIYVPEAVVGEVEAQANSGRETGWDALEELQRLADLADDGEIELHYVGDRAAEEDIQRASAGAIDAIIRDVADEYDAVFVTSDIVQAEVAKAKGLDVEYLEPLERELGELAVEQFFDDETMSVHLKEGVVPMAKRGSVGEVSYEEVGEDVLEPETLKEYAGEVVDTAKRADDSFVELSEDGMTIAQVRDMRIAISEPPFSDALEITAVRPTVKTTMEDYEHQEELQERLLERDRGVLIAGAPGAGKSTFGQAVAEFLADSGYVVKTMEKPRDLQVGKDVTQYTELGGQMEKTADSLLMVRPDYTIYDEVRKTGDFEVFADMRLAGVGMVGVVHATRPIDALQRLVGRVELGMIPQIVDTVVYIEAGDVETVYDVATEVKVPEGLMEEDLARPVIQVRDQSTGKPAYEIYTFNRQVVTVPLEDGGSESGVDQLAKQEVEREIQAATRDQVEVDIQGPNNAVVYVSDDDISHVIGKGGGRISDIENRLGISIDVRTLDEHPGGSGGGAGGSGAGGSGGGAGGATGSAGGQSAGQSGDIVTPEVTSRHIIIPLEGSRSGETVEVQADGEYLFTATVGRGGDIKVSRGSAIAEELERAIDRELMISVVPNE from the coding sequence ATGAACGTCGTTCCTGATACGAGCGTCGTCGTCGACGGCCGCGTCTCGGAGCGCGTCCGCGACGGCGAGTACGCCGGGGTCACCATCTACGTCCCGGAGGCCGTCGTCGGCGAAGTCGAAGCGCAAGCGAACAGCGGCCGGGAGACCGGGTGGGACGCACTGGAGGAACTCCAGCGCCTCGCCGACCTCGCCGACGACGGCGAGATAGAGCTTCACTACGTGGGGGACCGCGCCGCCGAGGAGGACATCCAGCGCGCGTCCGCAGGCGCAATCGACGCCATCATCCGTGACGTGGCGGACGAGTACGACGCGGTGTTCGTGACGAGCGACATCGTGCAGGCCGAAGTAGCGAAGGCGAAGGGCCTGGACGTCGAGTATCTCGAACCCCTCGAACGCGAACTCGGTGAACTCGCGGTCGAGCAGTTCTTCGACGACGAGACGATGAGCGTCCACCTCAAGGAGGGCGTCGTGCCGATGGCCAAGCGCGGGAGCGTCGGCGAGGTGTCCTACGAGGAGGTCGGCGAGGACGTCCTCGAACCCGAGACGCTCAAGGAGTACGCGGGCGAAGTCGTCGACACCGCCAAGCGCGCGGACGACTCGTTCGTCGAACTGTCCGAGGACGGCATGACCATCGCGCAGGTCCGTGACATGCGCATCGCCATCTCCGAGCCCCCGTTCTCCGACGCGCTCGAAATCACGGCCGTGCGGCCCACCGTGAAGACGACGATGGAGGACTACGAACACCAGGAGGAACTCCAGGAGCGCCTCCTGGAGCGCGACCGCGGCGTGCTCATCGCCGGCGCGCCGGGCGCCGGGAAGTCCACGTTCGGGCAGGCCGTCGCGGAGTTCCTCGCGGACTCCGGGTACGTCGTGAAGACGATGGAGAAACCCCGCGACCTCCAGGTCGGGAAGGACGTCACGCAGTACACGGAACTCGGCGGGCAGATGGAGAAGACCGCAGACAGCCTCCTGATGGTGCGCCCGGACTACACCATCTACGACGAGGTGCGCAAGACCGGCGACTTCGAGGTGTTCGCGGACATGCGCCTCGCGGGTGTCGGGATGGTCGGCGTCGTCCACGCGACGCGCCCCATCGACGCGCTCCAGCGCCTCGTCGGCCGCGTCGAACTCGGCATGATCCCCCAGATCGTGGACACCGTCGTCTATATCGAAGCGGGGGACGTCGAGACGGTGTACGACGTGGCGACAGAGGTGAAGGTGCCCGAGGGTCTGATGGAGGAGGACCTCGCGCGCCCCGTCATCCAGGTCCGGGACCAGTCCACGGGCAAGCCAGCCTACGAGATCTACACGTTCAACCGCCAGGTCGTCACCGTTCCGCTGGAGGACGGCGGCAGCGAGTCCGGCGTCGACCAGCTGGCGAAACAGGAGGTCGAGCGCGAGATTCAGGCCGCCACGCGCGACCAGGTCGAGGTCGACATCCAGGGGCCGAACAACGCGGTCGTCTACGTCTCCGACGACGACATCAGCCACGTCATCGGGAAGGGCGGCGGCCGCATCTCGGACATCGAGAACCGCCTCGGCATCAGCATCGACGTGCGCACGCTCGACGAGCACCCGGGCGGGAGCGGTGGCGGTGCTGGCGGGAGCGGCGCGGGCGGCAGCGGCGGCGGTGCTGGCGGCGCGACAGGTTCTGCTGGCGGCCAGAGCGCGGGTCAGTCGGGCGACATCGTCACACCCGAGGTCACTTCGCGGCATATCATCATCCCGCTGGAGGGCAGTCGCTCCGGCGAGACGGTCGAAGTGCAGGCCGACGGCGAGTACCTGTTCACGGCGACGGTTGGCCGTGGTGGCGACATCAAGGTCTCCCGTGGCTCGGCCATCGCGGAGGAGTTAGAGCGCGCCATCGACCGCGAACTGATGATCTCGGTCGTCCCGAACGAGTAG
- a CDS encoding MarR family transcriptional regulator, with amino-acid sequence MMASDDSVLEDLPPSAKLVYKVLEYDGPLTQKRIVEETMLSARTVRYALERLEDRGAVDEDIYFADARQSLYQLTRQNNDDACAEADAEAA; translated from the coding sequence ATGATGGCTTCAGACGACAGTGTGCTGGAGGACCTGCCACCGAGCGCCAAGCTCGTCTACAAGGTACTCGAGTACGACGGTCCCCTCACGCAGAAACGAATCGTCGAGGAAACCATGCTCTCCGCCCGGACAGTCCGGTACGCGCTCGAGCGCCTCGAGGACCGTGGCGCCGTCGACGAGGACATCTACTTCGCGGACGCCCGCCAGAGTCTCTACCAGTTGACCCGCCAGAACAACGACGACGCCTGCGCGGAAGCCGACGCGGAAGCCGCGTAG